A stretch of the Nicotiana tabacum cultivar K326 chromosome 6, ASM71507v2, whole genome shotgun sequence genome encodes the following:
- the LOC142181556 gene encoding uncharacterized protein LOC142181556, translating into MAKSSMRETPFSFVYEAESLIPVKVGEPTLRYSQANEEENNEVMFVNLELFDERRDMAHIRMAAQKQRIESYYNQRANLRYFKVEDLVLRSVSQITRELNTGKLGPTWEGPYRVSTVIVKGSYELKNQDGEKLPSN; encoded by the coding sequence ATGGCCAAATCAAGCATGAGAGAAACTCCCTTTTCCTTTGTGTACGAAGCAGAATCCCTTATCCCGGTGAAAGTAGGGGAGCCTACCTTGAGATACTCTCAAGcaaatgaagaagaaaacaatGAAGTAATGTTTGTCAATTTGGAGTTGTTTGATGAACGTAGGGACATGGCACATATAAGGATGGCAGCTCAAAAGCAAAGAATAGAAAGCTATTACAACcaaagagccaacctccgttattttAAAGTAGAAGACTTGGTTTTAAGGAGTGTAAGTCAAATCACCAGGGAACTCAATacggggaagctaggtccaacatgggaaggcccctaccgggtttcaaCTGTCATCGTGAAAGGATCATACGAGTTGAaaaatcaagatggagaaaaACTGCCAAGCAACTGA